The stretch of DNA GTTTGTGAGGAGTAACAGGATACAGCTGTAATATattaatgtacagtgccttcagaaagtattcataccccttgacttattccacattttatcaGTTTGAGTTCCAAATGGATTCAATAATTTTTTCccaccacacaataccccataatgacaaagtgaaaacatgcttttagaaaggttagcaaatgtattgaacattTAAGTatggaaatatctaatttacataagtattcacacccctgagtcaatacctgTTAGAATGACCTTTGGCagcagtgagtctttctgggtaagcctCTTAagaacacctggattgtacaatatttgcacaaaaATGTTTACATtcttctgtcaagttggttgttgatcatggctagacagccattttcaagtcttgccacagATTTTCATGCCTATTTTAAGTCAGAACTGTAACTatgccactcaagaacattcaatgtcttcttggtaagcaactccagtgcagatttggccttatgttttaggttattgtcctgctgaaaggtaaattcatctcccagtatctggtggaaagcagactgaaccaggttttcttctatgattttgcctgtgcttagctccattcagttAATTTTTTTATCCTGTAACTCctcaattacaagcatacccataacatgatgcaaccaccactatgcttgaaaatatgaagagtggtactcagtaatgtgttgtattggattttccccaaacataacactttgtattcaggacaaaaacttaattgctttgccacggtttttgcagtattactttagtgccttgttgcaaacaggatgcgtgttttggaatatttgtattctgtacaggcttccttcttttcactctgacattttaggttagtattgtggaataaccgCAATGTTGAtcaatcctcagttttcttctatcacagccattatactctttctgttttaaagtcactattggcctcgTGGTGCAATCTCTgaacagtttccttcctctccggcaactgagttaggaaggacgtctgtatccttgtagtgactgggtctatTGATACACTCTcctaagtgtaattaataacttcaccatgctcaaagggatattcaatgtctgtttagtttttttttaaccaataagtgccctttgtgaggcattcgaaaacctccctggtctttgtggttgaatctgtgtttgaaattactgctcaactgagggacaattatctgtatgtgtggggtacagagatgaggtagtcatttaaaataattatgttaaacactattattgtacacagagtgagTTCCTGCAACTTATTATTTTACTTGTTAATTAAGCAACTTTCTActgctgaacttatttaggcttgccataaggaACTGAAGACTTGacttttcagcttttcatttttatttaatttgttcaaattgaaaaacataattccactttgacattatggggtactgtgtgtatgtgtgtaggccagtgactacACATCTTAATTAAATCAATTTccaaaatcaggctgtaacacaacaaaatgtggaaaaagtcaaggggtgcaaTGTATGTGATTATCTGTATGTATTTCTGTTtccatgagaaagagagaggttgtGTGGCTGGTTTTTGTCTGTATGCATGTGTGCAAGTGATTGTGCAGCGTCAGGCACATGTGTCATGTGTCCCCCTTCATTCCACAGTTACCTTAGAGATTTAGAGCGAATAGCGACCAAGGGGTACGTGCCCACTCAGCAGGATGTGCTGCGGGTTCGAGTGCCCACTACTGGCATCATTGAGTACCCTTTTGACCTGGAGAATGTAATCTTCAGGTACTGGTGTGAAGTGCTGCCTATACCTGCGCCACTATTCTGGCTCCACCTCCCCCCTACTGCTGCTGGCCGCACAGCCCTGGGTCCTGGTAGCGTGCTCTCTGAGACTCCTTCCTATCAGCAGCTCTGAGTCTGTCTGAGGCCAAATCACTACTCCTAACTGAAAAAAGGGTATTTAGTCCAGATCTTATTGAACTTGCGGACTGCCTCAATTTGAACCCAATATAATAAAGGTTTTATGGGAAAAGTTTGGGGAAAAGCAAAACAAATGCAAGGTTTTGCAGAGTCTCTGAGAGCTGCGATCAGGTACTGTACTCACTTTCTGGGAGATGATTGGGGGGTTTAGTAGGTGGTAGAGGTGGCAGGTGAAGGGTCACCCCCCAGAGCTCTCAGGAATGGGTTCTCCTGTTTGGGACTGACTGGTCCCCTTGCTTTGGAGGGGGGTATCTGCTGTCATACttcactctctatctctgtctctctttgtcgttcctgtctctctctctcccggtctctagCTATCTAAGCGATCTGGATCGTATTGCTGAACCCAACTTTCTACCAACCCAACAAGATGTGCTTAGGGTTCGCATCCCCACCACAGGGATCATTGAATACCCTTTCGACTTGCAAAGCATCATTTTCAGGTAGAAAGACATTCACACTTTTGCTCCCTTCCCAGTGTTTTGTATTTcctctgaaataaataattgtttcaatattcatgtTGACTGTGCGTTGTGTGATAACATCAGAGAACATTGATCATTTTCTCCCTCACAAGATCAACATGAGCAATGAATATCACTGAATCACCTGCTGCTTAATTTTATTCCTCATTGTTGTTTGATCTCCAGTTTTTACCCACCCATCATAATTGTCTCAGGCCCATCAAGTCTTTAATTTTCTCTATGTAATCCACGAGATGAACACTAAACAACACTTCAGCCCCTTGCTTTGCATGGTACAATACTGGATGGAGTAGAATGATGAGCTAAATATCAGCTTGTCATCTGAAGATTTAGTCATCATAACAGGGATGTTGAGAAACCGTGTACTCCAGGACTGTAACCAGTCTGGTGTCATTATGATGTAACCAGGCATGCTGCCTGTTAGTGTCGTCTGGGCCAAGCCAGTCGAGCTGAGGGAGGGGGAGGCCTCCTGGAAGTGGCCAGGCGGAAGAGACTGATCACTGGGCACCAAGGTGTAGAacagccccctcctcctccaagAAGATAATCATGAGGAGATGAAACCAGCGAACAAGAGCGATTACAAAAGAGTGCAAATCGATAGGAAGCCAGCATGTCAGCCCCTCCTACGCGCAGCAACGCTAGAAATAACTCCCAGGCTCACAATGAGGTTGGACTCGAGGATCCCTCCATCGCTTCACTCTACTGCTACTGGATGGATAGGCTGTGAATCACTACAGCAGTGTTTAAGGACATGTagcctatataataatatattacAGAGATATTCCTCAGGATTGAAGTAAATCCAGACGATCCgcattttaaatctcaatgagaaTATTTGGCTAGTCAGGGAGAGACTTGTGATGCAAGGAGCCCCCCTCTCCACCCCAACCCAATGTGTGTTAGAGTGATGGGGTCTGGTACAGCCCAGCCCGGGTTGTACTCACAGCAGCTGCACAAGGCAGGCTTTCATGAGGACAAAGTAAACATGCATGTCTGCTGCGTTCGGCCGTGGCGCTTCCCTCTCTTAATTGCCTTTTTGAAGTGGTTGAGTGTCATGATTTCTCTGGGCTCATCCTCCATAGGAGAGCCTATCCTTCTAAGTAGGTCACCCATCACTGCTACAGGAAAAGAGGTCGACTGATGCGAAGGAGCTTTTATTTTAGGCAGGCGTCCTAGAGGACCCCATTTATCAACGCCCCCCACTTCTCACTTTGCGGAAGAGCCAGCCAGGGACGGACAGAGGTAGCTGCTGCTCACTAGGCTAGGAAAGAAACCCTGATCCTCCTTTGATAACATGGATATAGACTAATAGATCTCTCCCATCAACTAAACCACTGTTGGAAAATAGGAGGATTTCTGAGTTGCATGATGGCTAATCTGATCCATCATCTATGAATGCAAAATTCTATGAAATCCATGAAAATAATGTTTGGAAAACAACTGTAGCGGTATTCCCAAAACCTTGCCTCCACTCGGTACCCCTGCTTGATCTGTGATGGAGCTGCCCTCTGCTCTCcctttcttcccctctccctgtattctttccttccccctctgtatcttccccttctccccctctaatccccctttcctctcctttttGCACTGGCCTACCTCCCCACACTGCTGCTGGGCTTGTGCTCTGAATCTGAAGTCATTGGCTGACTTAGATGCTTCTTCCAAGCAGGCTAATGCCGTCCCGATCTGACCTCTCTGGCACACCGGCATCCACTTGGCTAGGAATGGGCTGGGATGTGGCTCTGCACAGTGCACACCTTTTCTTTTTGGTTCAACTTGGGTCGTTTAACCTGTCCTTGCACCTTCTTTGATTTACTGTATGTTGCATTAGTGCATAATAAGTTATCAAACTTAATTGTTATCAATTTAAGTTATTGATAGGATAATACATGTCGCATGTACAGTATGCAATGTTTAATTCTCATACGTTAACATATAACTGCCTAACTGACAATCCTGACCAGAAAGGAACATAATGTCCACAAAATCATGTTTTCCAAATAGTTGTACATGATGGTGAACACAATCAAGTGTGTTTGAGTGCTTCTTTGCACTGATGTATTTTAAAAGCAGATCAGAAAGGTATACATCTTATTGCATTAAAAGTGTTGTTCTCAATTGTAACTAAAATGCAGTAATTTCCCAATGTAACAATCATTTTAATTCCTTGATATCCATTATATTTTTGCTTTGTTTGACAGTTAGTCGTATTCATTGCTAGATTTTGGGCATTATGAATCCTGAAACGGGACTAACCTCAAATGTTTAAGTTTCACCAAATGATTTAGTTGGATACCCAAGTTACCACAATAAAACCCCTTTTTAAATTGCCATCAATGTCTGAATTTAGCCTAATTTTGAAAACTGCTCTCCTATATTCATCTCTCCATACTGGTCCTGTCCAATCAGGATGGTGGATGtagggggtcagaggtcagagaggaggaagtggatccACTGCTTTGAGAACGTCACGTCCATCATGTTCCTGGTTGCCCTCAGCGAGTACGACCAGGTTCTGGTGGAGTCTGACAACGAGGTGagattgaacacacacacacacacacacacacacacacacacacaccaggcacaCTGTCATTAGTCTCTTATTTACAGTCATTCGGTAGATAGTAGCTTCTTATATCCTGCTTGTTTGTGGATGagtgtatttttttttgttttccaTTTTGCTGGTGTCCCTTTGACTGCAGCTCCATATGAAATGAGGATAATATGATCAGGCTGTTTAGTCATCGGAGAGAGCTGGTTTAGAACAACAAACTGTCTGATGGGTCATATGACAGAGTGTTTCATACAGCACTGCACCACGTTGCCAGGCGGAGCAGAGCGGAGTATTTGGGAGGGTAGAGACATCCACATCCTCCTGCACTGCTCTCGCTACTGGATCTACCTGATCTGACAGTAAACATCATGTCACAGGAGCAGCAGAGCAGGCCCTCCTTACACAGACAGGATGGGTGCCTCTGCATAGAGAATGGGATTATATAATGCCAAAGATCTGCTCTCACATAGACTTAACGCAGACCACAGCAAACTCACAAGAGCAAAGTTAACCCTAACATGTGCATTACTCCATCCATTATATTTTTCAACTACATATTTATTGCTTCCTCCCCCAAAAATTGGTGAACTTATTTGGAGGATGGGAATAATACATCTCATCACTACCCCACCTTTATTTCCTATAAATGCCATGGGAGTCTTTGTAAATTGGTCTCTAGGGTACAATGATAGTTTGTAAGCCATATGATTGTTTCACTAGACAATTTCATTGTTTTTATCAAGTGCAGTCAGGCATTTAAAATTACACTGAATTGAGTTGTATGCAGTGGCAATTGGCCATGTGTTTTCTAACCagattcttcttcttttttttttaggcTAGATTCACTATTTTGTTAGAACTGCTATTAAATCAAGCCGTATCTTGGATTAATATGAGCTCATGAATGACCAAAGtttttattatttaactaggcaagtcagttaagaacaaattcttatttacaatgatggcctaccagggaacagtgccttgttcaggggcataacaacagatttttaccttatcagctcggggatttaatctagcaacctttcggttactggttcaacgctctaaccactaggctccctgccaccAAATATATGGGTATGCTCTAGTAGAGAAGGGGTTGTTTCTTCATAGGAAAAGTAAGATTTACTGTCAAGTTTTTTTGGCCCAATATATGAATTGAAAGCAATAAATTGGTTGATTTCAGGTAATTGAACAGAACAAAATGTTAACACTAATTAGCATATTTGTTAATGTTTTTGCATGACATAGAATAATGAAAACATATGTTTGTTTTTCATTAACCTAATAATCACGCTAAAAACATCACCACTGTTGGCTCATTTCAAAGCAAGAAAACCAATTGCATATTTGAATAATAGCTACATGTAATAAAAGTGTAGGTTTGTTTTACATTACCTCATTTTGTGCCTGCCATTTGTCTGTAGGCTACTCTGCTAGCAGCTTGCTAAAAACTGCAAGCAAGCTAGCATTTTAGCTTCTCACATCTCCCCCATGTGAAATAATCAGATTTATAATGAAATAATATACCCTGGCAAATATTTTTATACTTGCCAGTGCAACCTACACATTTTTTCCAGTTTTGATATATTGCTTGAATGTATTCGCTCCCATATCATCAAAAATAGAACATTTATCATGTTTGCTCACAGAGAAAAAGCACATTGCTAGCAGCTGTTTTTACCGTTTCAAAATAGCCTGGAATCACGTAGATATTACTTCGAAACAAAATACCTTTTGGGTGGACTTGAAGGCCTCAAAGTTCTTTGGTTTATTGTTTAACAGTCGCTGTGATTATATTTTGTTATCTATGCAAAATAGACTACTTTGTGCATAGCCTATATAAATCAAATAAAGGAACCAAGTGAGTTCTGACCATTCTTTCCTTTCTGTCTTCCTATCGctctacctccctctttctctgtcagaATCGGATGGAGGAGAGCAAGGCTCTGTTCCGGACCATCATCACATATCCCTGGTTCCAGAACTCCTCCGTCATCCTGTTCCTCAACAAGAAGGACCTATTGGAGGAGAAGATCACTTACTCCCACCTGGTCGACTACTTCCCCGAGTTTGATGGTAAACAACTCTTTACCTTTATTCTAGCACCTCTCTGCACTGGCTAATGTGGCCATGTCCAGTACCATGGCAGCTACTGAGGCAAATTATCAAATATAATGCATatgatatatttatttattattggaACATTATTCATTTCAAACTCTATAGGTGGCATGAACAGACCTGAATGTATTTTTGTTAGTATTTAGTGACACCGTGTGGCTAGACAATGAACTGAAATGTAATACAAATTCACACCATTCAGGATTTTAAATCGCTTACCTTTTGAGATCATGTAACGTCGTCCTTTCAATTTGAAATGTTGTGTGTTCGTTGGTAGCACAGGTacacagtgatgtgtcctgtTGCCTGTAGCTTtgggataatgtgtgtgtgtgtacccctaGGGCCCCAGAGAGACGCTCAGGCAGGCCGGGAGTTTATCCTAAAGATGTTTGTGGACCTGAACCCTGACAGCGACAAGATCATCTACTCCCACTTCACCTGTGCCACAGACACAGAGAACATCCGCTTTGTGTTCGCTGCCGTCAAAGACACCATCCTGCAGCTCAACCTGAAGGAGTACAACCTGGTGtgagagagaaattgagagaaACCGGCAGCCCACGCAGagtacacatctacacacacacaccaacaaatgaaacagtacacacactaacacacacacacctgcactaacacacacacacacacacacacacacacacacacacacacacacacaaacactcgaTCGCACATGCGTAATATATTCCAGGTTCTATTCACCCCTGGTCCCAACATCATCCTGCTTCTTGTCTATGGTTTAATTGGATGTGTTTTTCCAGCTCCAGTCATTtccccccactcctctcttccCTGCCCACTGTAGCCTGACATCCCTCCTAATGTCAcccgcacacacaaacacctatatatatatatatatatatatactcggAGGCTGCTCTGACTTGACTTGGTGGTTGACAGCTCTCATTTGTCACCTGGTTTGGCTTGCGTCTCTGGGTCACCCCTGTTAAAGGAGGGGGGCTTGGgggtgggtgggtaggtaggtagaggtctgTTTTGATTTGGTGGCTTGGATGCTGGTGTGATTTAAAGGAAGGAGAGATGAGCTGAGGTGTAGGAAAGCAGGAAAATGCCAGTGTCCCCCCTTCACATTCAGCAGGGTCTGTCTGCGGGATGGGGGGGACTGGGCACCCACCAGTCTGCAGGGGGTTGTGGGTAACTGCATAGAATATCGTTGGAGCAGGTGCGGGTGGTGCTGAGGAAGCTCAACTACATGGTCTTTGAGGTGTGTTTTTTCCAAACCTCACGCTAGGCTAGAAGTCACCTTGCACTGTTGAATGTAAAAAGTTTGTGTTACAATCAAGTGGATGCTCACACAGACAGAGCAAGGGTGGGAGAGATGAAGTAAATTGATCTGTGTATATTAAGAATTATTTTAGGTGAGTTTATTGACTATTACTATTGCTACTACCGCTTTCCCGATGAAGATGTTAATTAAAGATGAACAAGACCGCAGTGTTTCTCATTTCCAAGAGGAAAGTCACAATTATCCAATAGAGGATGTAACCTACATATTTGGAGACTCTTAGTTTCCTCAATCCACTGCTCCCCGTCCCTTAGACAAAAAATAATTTACATttttcacagaaccacttgtCGAATTGGCAGCATCTTGTAACATTCTAAAACTAAAACGACAATATGAATAAACTGCAGCACTATTTATATTTAATTTGTCATGATTTTTACTCCTTAAAATGCTGTACCATTTGCCAAATGTATTATGTTTTGTTTGCTGTAGATACAATCAAGTTGCCAGTATCAGTTACATCCCCCAAGACTGTTCAGATACGATGAACAAAACCAACTCCTTGGGGAATGGGGTGATGGAGATGACTGAAACGAAATGTGTATATTtacatgtgtgtcttctctcatAGTTGCATTGAAAAGTTTGGTACATTAATTTAGGCCAAACTTATTTATATTTGCCGTACTATACAGTTTCTTTTGGACAATTGCCTAATTAATTACAATTGTTTGATACTGTTTCTGtgaatttttttacattttggttATCTTCTAATGAAGGTAAACAACTTGCTGTACTTGTGCAGATGACATAAAGGAGCAATAGTTTGTTGTAATAAAGAAATCTTTAGTGCTGCCAGTTAACTTAAGTCACAAGTTGGTCCTCCACCCGGTGTCAGTACAGCTTCTCTTTGTTAAAGGTATTGGATATTTTTTTCCCTATTTGGCCAATATTTTGAGAAATGGTAGTGATAAATAAGAGTAagtctttttttaaatttgtcTAATTTATGGACCagagctttagatgttgttcgTCTGACTCTTCCTCCCTGCTTCCATCTAGAAGTGTCTCCATCAGATGGGAGACTGGGAGAGACggggtccatactgctgtaaaaaaaaaaaaaaaagattttattGGCAAGTGATCTACCTTTAGAGACATCATACTTGGTAGTTGCAGTTCTATTCTGTTTCAATTTTGAAATGCTTGAGAATGGGAAGATTCTTTTCCATTTTGGGTTGGTGCATTATgcaaatagaaaaaaagaaactcATCAGTGGTTGAATTTAACTGGTCTTTGCTTGCATTTTTGTAATTTAAGATTTTAGTTTGGTATTGGTTTTAATCCCATATCTTGTCTTTTGCTTGATAGTTAAGATTCCATAGCTAACAATATGTCGATAGGTTGCTATTTTGTCTTCAACGTAATTCAGGTGAGTTTTCATAACTTTTCATTATAAGGGCTACTACTAGCAAAGTTGACAGATAATTAAAGGACTCTATGGGTGATATAGAGCAATAGGTGCAATTAAAGTGGGTGTTATGAATCAGGGAGCCAGTGTTGGGGTGTGTTGATGCCAAGGGGGAGGCCATTGCCACAGGTTGAGTGCAAACTGTCCAGTGATGCCAGTTGGTGATCATTGGAGGATGAATTCTGCTGGCTATTTGCCTGTGAACTTTGACCAGCCCGTTTGGGCCCGAGCAGAGCCTAGTAAAATCACAAGGGGATCGCATAGCTGCCTGCCTCAGCCAATCTTTAGTGTGCTCTTCCGTTCCCACCTGCCATTCATGTCTTCAGCTTGGCTTTAGTCCATTGTTGTGGATGGTTTGTGTTTTATGTGCCCTACTAGTCATGTTTCTATGCTTGACATTTATATACTAAGAAAGACCATGACTGGAAGACATATGATTGCCACAGTGCTATTTGCACTCCAGAGAGCGTAGGGTGAGAGCGGTTAGGTGAAACTTAACACTTTAGAGAGTTATCATGATGACAGACTTGTTTTTCATATCTTGTATTTTTGGTGCCAAAAATAATGGCTAAATTGAGTGCAGGGTGCCCAAATATTTTTCACATTCTACTGTACATGGCAAGCACTTACCCTGCAAAGTGAAGTTTGTGCTCTGTTTAAGATCTTGCTGTGTGTTTACAATTACATTGAATTGCAACCTAAGAATGTTTTGCCCATAATGTTGGCTTGGGTATACTGTTCAGTCCCCCTTAACTAATGTCCACTGTATACTAGCCTGGCTGAAAGGTCCAACTTTTACCTTTCCTCTACATTGTCTCTACGTCAGTTGTTAAATGGTTTGTGCAATTCATGGAAATATCTATAAATGTTGCTTTCATTGAAGGTGGAAAAGTATTACCTTTTTTTGGACTTAGTTTAAGTGCCACAGTGTTTTAAAAATGTTGAAACATGTTGGACATTTTGTAATAACTTGTCATTTGGCCAACCCGCGGTGGATGTGGCCTTGTCGTGAAGGCAGCTTGCGAGTTGTCAGGGATGTTTGGTGTTGCACAACTTGTATTTGAAGGCCTTTCTTTGTTAATTAATGGTCCCACACCTAATACTTTGTATACCACATTATTTGTAAACTGTACATAAGAAGCAGAAATATGAATGCTTCCTGTGCAACTGCAGATGAGGTTTTCAACTAAATTTTAAATTTTGTTGTGATTGCATATGTCTGAATGGATGTTTTTGGTTTAACTTGTTGAGCTTGTAGGCAAGTTTTCATTTCTCTCAGGAGTACGAAGGTCTCTTGCCAGGGCAGGCTGGACTGAGATGTTGCCAGTGGTACTTCAGATCACGACCAACAAGGCAGCTTGTTTTTGAATTGTTTTAGAGTGGTTACTGCTTCTCTGCTGCTCTGTTACCTCAAGAAGCACACTCCCTTTGACCTGTGGTTTACTTGCTTAGGTAGAGTAGGGTTTAGTTCTACACATGACACTCATGCTGGGCTCTCTTCATGCTTGTAACCCCCCAGTGGTTTTGCATTAATTTAGTTACATTGTACACCTTTTGCGCTCTTTACTGTAGGTATCTGCATCAGCTTGTGATCCAGTGGTTTTGAGGTGTATGATGTGCTGTGTGGTTGCTTCGCTGCAAAAAACACTCTACGAATGTCTGGCGCAGGCCTCCCTCCCTGCTGTTGGCAGATATGAGAATGCTACCATGGGTTTTCTGGGCATACAGTCAGTGTCAGTTTAAACCAAGTACATTGGTTTTCTCCACATGTGGACTATGGACAGTGTATGTAGCTGTGTTATGTGCACCCTCTACAGCACACTAATTGAACATCACAATAACTAGTAAGAGAACATGAAAGAAGTACTGTCGTCACTAAAACCAGCACAGTGGGGATTGAGGAAGGGATACACTACTAGAGGCAAGTCCATGCCATAGACTGACTAgcactacagtatatacaaacaGTTGCCACCATTTTTCCATACAGTTCATTTTGAAATAAGCCTGTTAAACTTTATTTATTGTAATGCTTTGCCAAGTGAAGGTACCGAAGGGGTAATATACTGTAGCAGTTGGATTCATCGTTGAATTAATGAATATGGTGTTTTTTAGAATATCAGCTGTTGTCTCCTCTTACTTGATCTTTAATCCTTTCTTTCTCCCGGGTCAATGCACTGAACCTGCGCTGCAGCAATGGGACTTCCGGCATTCATGCAACTTACATGTTCATTCAAGCACGTTTTGTTGGTACTATGAGATGTGTATACACTTTTGATGGTTAATGCTTTTTCTTGAGATCCATACTGATGTGATGGATGCACAGAAATGCTAAAAGCTATCATTGCatctttttgtttcttttttaagGCTGATGCATTACCTGAACTCTTGTATTTAGGAGCACTTAATATGATAGATTTTTAAATAAGAGGTTAAATAAACTTTGTGTAGTGGTGTATAAATTGAAAGTAATGTATTTTTTTCTTAAGTATACCAAATGTAAATTATGTACAATAATGAATGTGCCAATCCCCTTTCTTTGTAGAGCCAGACTCTTAACAAGTGCCAATGTTGTGAAAAATCATAAGGACCTATGTATTTCATGGTCCACTTTTTAAAACAAATAAACACTAAGTATGTGATTTAagattaataaataaatgaaaaaggTGAATTTTATTCTGTATTTAATGATAAACTGCTGTTTTTAAAGAAATCACATTTTAATTGCATGTGTTGGTttgggtggggggagggggagaaacTATTAATGCAAAGCCCTTCAGAAAAGGGACCTAATGGGTATTGATTTTCAGTATTTTTCTTTTGTATGTTTCATTTCAACCACTGTTGCCTGAACCTCATTCAAACATGAAAATGATTTTCATAGCCTTCTCCTTTAAAGAAAAAGTATGTTTTAAATTGGAATAAAATGTGTTCCTATACTCTGTGCTGGTGTTCTGCCTGTATATTATAAACTCATTTATGAACAATTAGCTTTTGAAATATAGCCTATGCTACACCTTATGATCCTTTATAATCCAGAAGACAAACTTGATAAATTTTATGTGGTTGACACCACAGTGGGAAACAATAGAAAACAAAAATTAAATGCAGCTTGTGTACTCATTCAAGGTGGAATTTGTGTTCCCTTCCACGAGGAGCGCTAGTTATTTAGCCATTACATTTCTGGGATGACGTTTGGGGCATGTTTAGAAGTGCAACGTAGAACGTTTCAGATAGAAATACATTTCCTTTAACACCCACTGCGTTCTATTCCAATTGGCATAGAATATGATTTGTTCTGTACGGTGGATATCTTTGTGGGGCGTTTTGTAATGTCGCAACTTGCCTCAGGAATGGAATGTCGACTCTTCAGCCTCAGCCACAAATTCGGATTTCGGCTAGGGACAGATTTGACAGAGGCTGAGCAAGTGTATACTTTAAAGTTTACCATAAGCTTAAATCATTACATTAACAAatcttaagtcgtttttttgcgCCAATTGTTTGTTTACCAGCACTAGTTAAAACGGGAGGAATTCAATTTAAGCGAATACGGAGATCCATTTTGTTATTTTTGGGAATTCGAACAGTTTTCCCTCTGAAGCGTTGTGTGTTAACGGACATATAGCTTTA from Salvelinus fontinalis isolate EN_2023a chromosome 5, ASM2944872v1, whole genome shotgun sequence encodes:
- the gna11b gene encoding guanine nucleotide-binding protein subunit alpha-11b isoform X3, whose product is MTLESMMACCLSEEAKESKRINAEIDKQLRRDKRDARRELKLLLLGTGESGKSTFIKQMRIIHGTGYTDEDKRGFTKLVYQNIFTSMQSMIRASETLKIQYKYEQNKSNALLVREVDVEKVCSFEQPYISAIKMLWTDPGIQEAYDRRREYQLSDSTKYYLRDLERIATKGYVPTQQDVLRVRVPTTGIIEYPFDLENVIFSYLSDLDRIAEPNFLPTQQDVLRVRIPTTGIIEYPFDLQSIIFRMVDVGGQRSERRKWIHCFENVTSIMFLVALSEYDQVLVESDNENRMEESKALFRTIITYPWFQNSSVILFLNKKDLLEEKITYSHLVDYFPEFDGPQRDAQAGREFILKMFVDLNPDSDKIIYSHFTCATDTENIRFVFAAVKDTILQLNLKEYNLV
- the gna11b gene encoding guanine nucleotide-binding protein subunit alpha-11b isoform X2, which produces MMACCLSEEAKESKRINAEIDKQLRRDKRDARRELKLLLLGTGESGKSTFIKQMRIIHGTGYTDEDKRGFTKLVYQNIFTSMQSMIRASETLKIQYKYEQNKSNALLVREVDVEKVCSFEQPYISAIKMLWTDPGIQEAYDRRREYQLSDSTKYYLSDLDRIAEPNFLPTQQDVLRVRIPTTGIIEYPFDLQSIIFRMVDVGGQRSERRKWIHCFENVTSIMFLVALSEYDQVLVESDNENRMEESKALFRTIITYPWFQNSSVILFLNKKDLLEEKITYSHLVDYFPEFDGPQRDAQAGREFILKMFVDLNPDSDKIIYSHFTCATDTENIRFVFAAVKDTILQLNLKEYNLV
- the gna11b gene encoding guanine nucleotide-binding protein subunit alpha-11b isoform X1; its protein translation is MTLESMMACCLSEEAKESKRINAEIDKQLRRDKRDARRELKLLLLGTGESGKSTFIKQMRIIHGTGYTDEDKRGFTKLVYQNIFTSMQSMIRASETLKIQYKYEQNKSNALLVREVDVEKVCSFEQPYISAIKMLWTDPGIQEAYDRRREYQLSDSTKYYLSDLDRIAEPNFLPTQQDVLRVRIPTTGIIEYPFDLQSIIFRMVDVGGQRSERRKWIHCFENVTSIMFLVALSEYDQVLVESDNENRMEESKALFRTIITYPWFQNSSVILFLNKKDLLEEKITYSHLVDYFPEFDGPQRDAQAGREFILKMFVDLNPDSDKIIYSHFTCATDTENIRFVFAAVKDTILQLNLKEYNLV